One genomic window of Acidovorax radicis includes the following:
- a CDS encoding TRAP transporter small permease — protein sequence MFALADRALRGYTRALDILSGVCLAIMVVLVFGNVVLRYTMNSGITVSEELSRWLFVWLTFMGAVVALREHGHLGTDALVSRLPATGKKACLVVAQVAMIYVSWLLLSGSWAQMLINWETEAPVTGASVGIFYASGVLMGGSGIAILLHDLLRTLFVPLAEHELVMVRESEETAALEQIGVPHGGHTEVSHRVSAGPQATTSDGRRL from the coding sequence ATGTTTGCACTGGCTGATCGCGCACTGCGGGGGTACACGCGGGCGCTCGACATCCTGTCGGGGGTATGCCTTGCCATCATGGTGGTGCTGGTGTTTGGCAACGTGGTGCTGCGCTACACCATGAACTCCGGCATCACGGTGTCTGAAGAACTTTCGCGCTGGTTGTTTGTGTGGCTGACCTTCATGGGCGCCGTGGTGGCACTTCGCGAGCATGGCCACCTGGGCACCGACGCATTGGTGTCGCGGCTTCCCGCCACCGGCAAAAAAGCCTGCCTCGTGGTGGCGCAGGTGGCGATGATTTACGTGTCGTGGTTGCTGCTGTCAGGCAGTTGGGCGCAGATGCTCATCAACTGGGAGACCGAGGCGCCGGTCACCGGTGCGTCGGTCGGTATCTTCTATGCCAGCGGTGTGCTGATGGGCGGGTCGGGCATCGCCATCTTGCTGCACGACCTGCTGCGCACTTTGTTCGTGCCCTTGGCCGAGCACGAACTTGTCATGGTGCGTGAAAGCGAAGAAACAGCGGCCCTTGAGCAAATCGGTGTACCCCACGGCGGCCACACCGAGGTGTCTCACCGCGTCAGTGCAGGCCCACAGGCCACGACCTCCGATGGCCGCCGCCTTTGA
- a CDS encoding TRAP transporter large permease subunit, which yields MTVTIFLGSLLIAMAVGIPIAYALLISGVALMWHLDLFDAQILAQNVINGADSFPLLAVPFFMLAGEIMNVGGLSKRIVKLALAVVGHVPGGLGYVAIMAAVILAAVSGSAVADAAALASLLLPMMVAAGHHKERSAGLIAAAGIIAPVIPPSIGFVIFGVAANVSISKLFLAGIVPGVMLGLALAMTWWWLVRREDVKPPVRATRSELKSALREAVWALGLPIIILVGLRMGVFTPTEAAVVAAVYALFVSMVVYRELSLRDLAHIFQSAARTSAVVMFLVAAAMVSAWLITVADLPSKVIDMLQPFMGNQTLLLIAIMVLVMVVGTAMDMTPTILILTPVLMPVVKAAGIDPVYFGVLFIINNAIGLITPPVGTVLNVVAGVGRMSMSQVTRGVGPFVLAQFAVMFLLVFFPSIVMVPLHWLGG from the coding sequence ATGACCGTCACCATTTTCCTGGGCTCCCTGCTGATCGCCATGGCTGTCGGCATCCCCATCGCGTATGCACTGCTCATCAGCGGTGTGGCGCTGATGTGGCATCTGGACCTGTTCGACGCGCAGATCCTGGCACAGAACGTCATCAACGGCGCAGACAGCTTCCCGCTGCTTGCCGTGCCGTTTTTCATGCTGGCGGGCGAAATCATGAACGTGGGGGGGCTGTCCAAACGCATCGTGAAGCTGGCGCTCGCGGTGGTGGGCCACGTGCCCGGCGGCCTGGGTTATGTGGCCATCATGGCTGCGGTGATCCTGGCTGCGGTGTCGGGCTCGGCGGTGGCCGACGCTGCCGCGCTGGCGTCGCTGCTGCTGCCCATGATGGTGGCCGCAGGCCACCACAAGGAGCGCTCGGCCGGGCTGATCGCAGCGGCCGGCATCATCGCCCCGGTCATCCCGCCATCGATCGGGTTCGTGATCTTTGGCGTTGCGGCCAACGTGTCCATCAGCAAGCTGTTTCTCGCGGGCATTGTTCCCGGCGTGATGCTCGGGCTGGCGCTGGCGATGACCTGGTGGTGGCTCGTGCGGCGCGAAGACGTTAAACCGCCCGTGCGCGCCACGCGTTCCGAGCTGAAGTCTGCCCTGCGCGAAGCGGTGTGGGCGCTGGGCCTGCCAATCATCATCCTGGTCGGTTTGCGCATGGGGGTTTTCACGCCCACCGAAGCCGCGGTGGTGGCTGCGGTGTATGCGTTGTTCGTGTCCATGGTGGTGTACCGCGAATTGAGTCTGCGCGATCTGGCCCACATCTTCCAGTCCGCCGCCCGAACGAGCGCCGTGGTGATGTTCCTGGTGGCGGCTGCCATGGTGTCGGCCTGGCTCATTACCGTGGCCGACCTGCCGTCCAAGGTCATCGACATGCTGCAGCCGTTCATGGGCAACCAGACACTTTTGCTCATCGCCATCATGGTGCTGGTGATGGTGGTGGGCACGGCCATGGACATGACGCCCACCATTCTCATCCTGACCCCTGTGCTGATGCCCGTGGTCAAGGCGGCAGGCATCGACCCGGTCTATTTCGGCGTGCTGTTCATCATCAACAACGCCATTGGCCTGATCACACCGCCCGTGGGCACCGTGCTCAACGTAGTGGCGGGGGTGGGGCGGATGTCCATGTCACAGGTCACGCGCGGCGTCGGCCCCTTTGTTCTGGCCCAGTTTGCGGTGATGTTCCTTCTAGTGTTTTTCCCTTCCATCGTCATGGTGCCGCTGCACTGGCTCGGTGGCTGA
- a CDS encoding glutathione S-transferase N-terminal domain-containing protein has protein sequence MKLIGASASPYVRKVRIVMAEKKLDYQFVQENVWADDTHISLSNPLGKVPCLVMEGGEAVFDSRVIVEYLDTLSPVGKLIPPQGRERAEVKTWEALADGVVDAGILARLEATWAHRKDSERSQAWIDRQMLKVNDGLKSMSQGLGDKPFCSGIHLSLSDIAVGCALGWLEFRFPDIAWRAEHPNLGKLLDKLMLRPSFADTLPS, from the coding sequence ATGAAATTGATCGGAGCCTCTGCCAGTCCTTACGTTCGCAAAGTGCGGATTGTCATGGCTGAAAAAAAGCTCGACTACCAGTTCGTACAAGAAAACGTTTGGGCAGACGACACCCATATCTCCCTGTCCAACCCGCTGGGCAAGGTGCCTTGCCTGGTGATGGAAGGCGGCGAAGCCGTCTTTGACTCGCGCGTGATCGTGGAATACCTCGACACCCTGTCGCCCGTGGGCAAGCTGATTCCCCCCCAGGGCCGCGAACGCGCCGAGGTCAAAACCTGGGAGGCGCTTGCCGACGGCGTGGTGGATGCGGGCATTCTGGCCCGCCTCGAAGCCACCTGGGCGCACCGCAAGGACAGCGAACGCAGCCAGGCCTGGATCGACCGCCAAATGCTCAAGGTCAACGATGGGCTCAAGTCCATGAGCCAGGGCCTGGGCGACAAACCGTTTTGCAGCGGCATCCACCTGAGCCTGTCCGATATCGCCGTGGGCTGCGCTTTGGGCTGGCTGGAGTTCCGCTTCCCCGACATCGCCTGGCGCGCCGAGCACCCCAACCTGGGCAAGCTGCTGGACAAGCTGATGCTGCGCCCGAGTTTCGCGGACACCTTGCCCTCGTAA
- a CDS encoding MFS transporter has product MTSMQPIRASDGLAYGLLGLPLAFVALPLYVLLPNHYAREFGMPLATLGSVLLVARLFDAVSDPLLGRLSDYLFGRSVRAVLAVGAVSAGVLARGLTSLFFPLVRGADALVAWALVALLITYTAYSQLSIAHQSWGARLGGDELQRGRIVAWREGAALVGVVLASVLPALLGLPVMLSVFAITLLLGWWAWTRAPRPANHADEMAGVYRPPQRASLWRPWGRPAFRRLLAVFMLNGIASAIPATLVLFFIQDRLQAPPAQEPMFLAAYFVCAALSIPLWLRAVARWGLARTWLAGMLLAIAVFVWTAFLGAGDVVPFLVVCALSGVALGTDLALPSALLAGVIAAEGDSGQHEGAYFGWWNFATKLNLALAAGLALPLLGWLGYSPGTRSDDGLQTLGLAYAVLPCVLKFTAAAALYLLILRRPRGAAIV; this is encoded by the coding sequence ATGACCTCCATGCAGCCCATCCGCGCCAGCGACGGCCTGGCCTATGGGCTGCTGGGCCTGCCGTTGGCGTTTGTGGCGCTACCGCTGTATGTGCTGCTGCCCAACCACTATGCGCGCGAGTTCGGCATGCCACTGGCCACGCTGGGCTCGGTGCTGCTGGTGGCGCGGCTGTTTGATGCGGTGTCCGACCCGCTGCTGGGCCGCCTGTCCGACTACCTGTTCGGCCGCTCGGTGCGCGCCGTGCTGGCGGTGGGCGCGGTGTCGGCGGGGGTGCTGGCACGGGGGCTGACCAGCCTGTTCTTTCCCCTGGTGCGCGGGGCCGATGCGCTGGTCGCCTGGGCGCTGGTGGCATTGCTCATCACTTACACCGCCTACAGCCAGCTCAGCATTGCACACCAGTCCTGGGGCGCACGCCTGGGCGGCGACGAGCTGCAGCGTGGCCGCATCGTGGCCTGGCGCGAGGGTGCTGCACTGGTCGGCGTGGTGCTGGCATCGGTGCTGCCCGCGCTGCTGGGCCTGCCGGTGATGCTCAGCGTGTTTGCCATCACCCTGCTGCTCGGCTGGTGGGCGTGGACCCGAGCCCCGCGCCCCGCAAACCATGCGGATGAGATGGCGGGGGTGTACCGCCCCCCGCAGCGCGCCAGCCTGTGGCGGCCCTGGGGCCGCCCTGCCTTCCGCCGCCTGCTGGCGGTGTTCATGCTCAACGGCATTGCCAGCGCCATACCGGCCACGCTGGTGCTGTTTTTTATTCAGGACCGGCTGCAGGCCCCGCCCGCGCAGGAGCCCATGTTCCTCGCGGCCTATTTCGTGTGCGCTGCGCTGTCCATCCCGCTGTGGCTGCGTGCCGTGGCGCGCTGGGGCCTGGCGCGCACCTGGTTGGCGGGCATGCTGCTGGCGATTGCCGTGTTTGTGTGGACTGCGTTTCTGGGCGCGGGTGATGTGGTGCCGTTCCTCGTCGTCTGTGCGCTGTCCGGCGTGGCCCTGGGCACCGACTTGGCCCTGCCCAGCGCCCTGCTGGCTGGCGTGATTGCCGCCGAGGGCGACAGCGGCCAGCACGAGGGCGCGTACTTTGGCTGGTGGAACTTTGCCACCAAGCTCAACTTGGCACTGGCGGCAGGCCTGGCGCTGCCCCTGCTGGGATGGCTGGGCTACAGCCCCGGAACGCGCAGCGATGACGGTTTGCAGACCCTCGGCCTGGCCTATGCGGTGCTGCCCTGCGTACTCAAGTTCACCGCTGCGGCCGCGCTCTATCTCCTCATTCTGCGGCGCCCGCGTGGCGCGGCGATTGTTTGA
- a CDS encoding SDR family NAD(P)-dependent oxidoreductase, which yields MSLNPPLRDWHGCRAWLIGASSGIGRATAAALHARGAQVIVSARSGDALNAFVVQHPDSTALAFDTAEPAQVQAAAAQVLAGGVPDMVCYCAGYYRDMRATDFDLDVMLRHEQINYNGVLHVLAGVLPAMLTAAQAGRPGHVSLISSVAGFRGLPKSLAYGPTKAALINLAEALYLDMHDLGMGVSVINPGFVATPLTAGNDFTMPALISPEAAAAAIVQGWERGHFDIHFPKRFTRVMKLLRVLPYRWYFPAVRKFTGL from the coding sequence ATGAGCCTCAATCCTCCCCTGCGCGACTGGCATGGCTGCCGGGCCTGGCTCATCGGGGCCAGCAGCGGCATTGGCCGGGCCACAGCGGCTGCGCTGCATGCGCGCGGCGCGCAGGTCATCGTGTCGGCCCGCAGCGGCGATGCGCTGAACGCCTTTGTTGTGCAGCACCCCGACAGCACGGCGCTGGCTTTTGACACCGCCGAACCGGCACAGGTGCAGGCCGCCGCCGCGCAGGTGCTGGCGGGTGGTGTGCCCGACATGGTGTGCTATTGCGCGGGCTACTACCGCGACATGCGCGCCACCGACTTCGACCTGGACGTGATGCTGCGCCACGAGCAGATCAACTACAACGGCGTGCTGCATGTGCTGGCTGGTGTGTTGCCCGCCATGCTGACCGCAGCGCAGGCCGGGCGCCCGGGCCATGTGAGCCTGATCAGCAGCGTGGCGGGCTTTCGGGGGCTGCCCAAGAGCCTGGCCTATGGCCCCACCAAGGCGGCCCTCATCAACCTGGCCGAGGCGCTCTACCTGGACATGCATGACCTGGGCATGGGCGTGAGCGTGATCAACCCGGGCTTTGTGGCCACGCCGCTCACGGCGGGCAACGACTTCACCATGCCGGCCCTCATCTCACCCGAGGCAGCGGCGGCGGCCATCGTGCAGGGCTGGGAGCGGGGGCATTTCGACATCCACTTTCCCAAGCGCTTCACCCGGGTCATGAAACTGCTGCGCGTGTTGCCGTATCGGTGGTACTTTCCGGCCGTCCGCAAGTTCACGGGACTCTGA
- a CDS encoding sugar phosphate isomerase/epimerase family protein: MRTSTMQRNVADFGMDTISLAGPLEAKLAAVKAAGFGQIMLAARDIVGHPQGIEAAVHAVRNSGLRVTGFQVLRDFEGLSGHLHSYKVDIAKQMILMARDLGAPVLLACSSTSSHATADAEAVARDLRKLALLALPHGIRVAFEGLSWGRHINEVHQAWAAVEQADCPNLGLAIDSYHQFATSTPLSALTDVDPARIYLVQLSDFMWQETRTVQERIETARHFRVFPGEGVHSRALAELVRTLDGMGYQGNYSFEVFNDDYQQLPLPYVAQRAWNSALWLAEGVLQRAVPLPGHSRIRAVG, encoded by the coding sequence ATGCGCACATCCACCATGCAACGCAACGTCGCCGACTTCGGCATGGACACCATCAGCCTGGCCGGCCCGCTGGAGGCCAAGCTCGCCGCCGTCAAGGCGGCAGGCTTTGGCCAGATCATGCTGGCCGCGCGCGACATCGTGGGCCACCCACAGGGCATTGAGGCCGCCGTGCACGCCGTGCGCAACAGCGGCCTGCGGGTGACGGGCTTTCAGGTGCTGCGCGATTTTGAAGGCCTGTCGGGCCATCTGCACAGCTACAAGGTGGACATTGCCAAGCAGATGATCCTGATGGCGCGCGACCTGGGCGCGCCCGTGCTGCTGGCCTGCAGCTCCACGTCATCGCACGCCACGGCGGATGCCGAAGCCGTTGCGCGTGACCTGCGCAAGCTGGCCCTGCTGGCGTTGCCACACGGCATTCGCGTGGCGTTTGAAGGCCTCTCGTGGGGCCGCCACATCAACGAAGTGCACCAGGCCTGGGCAGCCGTGGAGCAGGCTGATTGCCCCAACCTCGGGCTGGCCATTGATTCGTACCACCAGTTCGCCACCAGCACGCCGCTCTCGGCGCTCACGGACGTGGACCCCGCCAGGATCTACCTTGTGCAGTTGTCGGACTTCATGTGGCAGGAAACGCGCACGGTGCAGGAGCGCATCGAGACCGCGCGGCACTTTCGCGTGTTCCCGGGTGAGGGCGTGCACAGCCGGGCGCTGGCCGAGCTGGTGCGCACGCTCGATGGCATGGGTTATCAGGGCAACTACAGTTTTGAGGTCTTCAACGACGACTACCAGCAGCTGCCCCTGCCCTATGTGGCGCAGCGCGCGTGGAACAGTGCGCTGTGGCTGGCCGAAGGGGTACTGCAACGCGCCGTGCCCTTGCCCGGGCATTCGCGCATCCGGGCTGTCGGCTGA
- a CDS encoding DUF3833 domain-containing protein — translation MMQRRLLLSAAVAAPVVLSGCASQNLDGYASEKPVLDLAQYFNGKIDAYGIFQDRSGQIVKRFTVVMDCTWKGNEGVLDEAFTYSDGTTQRRIWRLTKHADGRYTGTADDVVGTANGQTRGNAFRWNYTLALPVEGKVYNVDLDDWMYLIDDRVMLNRATMSKFGFRLGEITLSFTKRAP, via the coding sequence ATGATGCAAAGACGTCTCCTCCTTTCGGCCGCTGTGGCCGCACCCGTGGTGCTGTCTGGCTGCGCCAGCCAGAACCTCGATGGCTACGCCAGCGAAAAACCGGTGCTGGACCTGGCCCAGTATTTCAACGGCAAGATCGACGCCTACGGCATCTTCCAGGACCGCAGCGGCCAGATCGTCAAGCGCTTCACCGTGGTCATGGACTGCACATGGAAAGGCAACGAGGGCGTGCTCGACGAAGCCTTCACCTACTCCGACGGCACCACGCAACGCCGCATCTGGCGGCTGACGAAGCATGCCGACGGCCGCTACACCGGCACCGCCGACGATGTGGTGGGCACGGCCAACGGCCAGACGCGGGGCAATGCCTTCCGCTGGAACTACACGCTGGCGCTGCCCGTGGAAGGGAAGGTCTACAACGTGGACCTGGACGACTGGATGTACCTCATTGACGACCGCGTGATGCTCAACCGCGCCACCATGAGCAAGTTCGGATTCCGCCTGGGCGAGATCACCCTGTCCTTCACCAAACGCGCACCATGA
- a CDS encoding shikimate dehydrogenase has product MSTQLLDPAVTPAASTTHSASPRKVLIGLIGAGIQQSLSPALHEEEARHHGMRLHYQLIDLDRSASTPAQLPTLLSAVRIMGYAGCNVTYPCKQAVIPYLDGLSEEARAMGAVNTVVVQGGQLVGHNTDGSGWAWGFTHSLPHADLSRVVLLGAGGAGAAIAHAVLRLGARHLSIVDAQPARAAQLARDVNALYGQRAEAADIHAAMAQATGLIHATPTGMDKLPGLPLDVHLLHPAMWVSEVVYFPLDTALLKAARGIGCSVSDGGGMAVGQAVGAFELFNGVTPDASRMDAHFRRLVSAR; this is encoded by the coding sequence ATGAGCACACAGCTCCTTGATCCCGCGGTCACCCCCGCGGCGTCCACCACGCACTCCGCCAGTCCCCGCAAGGTGCTGATAGGGCTGATTGGCGCCGGCATCCAGCAGTCGCTATCGCCCGCACTGCACGAAGAAGAAGCCCGCCACCATGGCATGCGCCTGCACTACCAGCTGATCGACCTTGACCGCTCGGCCTCGACACCCGCACAGCTGCCCACCTTGCTGTCGGCGGTGCGCATCATGGGCTACGCAGGCTGCAACGTGACCTACCCCTGCAAGCAAGCGGTGATTCCCTATCTTGACGGGCTCTCCGAAGAGGCCCGCGCCATGGGCGCAGTCAATACGGTGGTCGTGCAAGGCGGCCAACTCGTGGGGCACAACACCGACGGATCGGGCTGGGCCTGGGGCTTCACCCACAGCCTGCCCCACGCAGACCTGAGCCGTGTGGTGCTGCTGGGCGCAGGCGGCGCGGGTGCCGCCATTGCACACGCCGTTTTGCGCCTGGGCGCCCGACACCTGAGCATCGTGGACGCGCAGCCCGCGCGGGCCGCGCAACTGGCCCGCGACGTCAACGCACTGTATGGCCAGCGCGCCGAAGCCGCTGACATCCATGCCGCAATGGCGCAGGCCACGGGCCTCATTCACGCGACCCCCACAGGGATGGACAAGCTGCCGGGGCTGCCGCTGGACGTGCACCTGCTGCACCCTGCGATGTGGGTGTCCGAGGTGGTGTATTTCCCTCTCGATACGGCCCTGCTCAAGGCGGCGCGCGGCATCGGCTGCAGCGTGTCGGACGGCGGTGGCATGGCCGTGGGCCAGGCCGTGGGTGCCTTTGAGCTGTTCAACGGCGTGACCCCTGACGCAAGCCGCATGGACGCCCACTTTCGCCGACTTGTCAGCGCCCGCTAG
- a CDS encoding chalcone isomerase family protein: MAQAAEQATAAPLSDVRLAGQGVLRFVGFEIYRARLWVSPGFDADHYAAQPLALELTYHRDFTAQAIAKRSLEEMRRVGRFTPEQAARWQQALQAALPDVKSGDRLLGIHQPGVGAVFKMAGRVVGEVPDAEFSRLFFGIWLSPQTSEPGLRQELLAATRTAGQP, from the coding sequence ATGGCCCAGGCGGCAGAGCAGGCCACGGCCGCGCCGCTGTCGGACGTGCGCCTGGCGGGCCAGGGCGTGCTGCGGTTTGTGGGTTTCGAGATCTACCGCGCACGCCTGTGGGTTTCACCCGGTTTTGATGCCGACCACTACGCCGCCCAGCCGCTTGCGCTGGAGCTGACCTACCACCGCGATTTCACGGCGCAGGCCATTGCCAAACGCTCGCTCGAAGAGATGCGGCGCGTGGGCCGCTTCACGCCCGAGCAGGCTGCCCGCTGGCAGCAGGCGCTGCAGGCCGCGCTGCCGGATGTGAAGTCGGGCGACCGCCTGCTGGGCATTCACCAGCCGGGCGTGGGTGCGGTGTTCAAGATGGCGGGGCGTGTCGTCGGTGAGGTGCCGGACGCCGAGTTCTCGCGCCTGTTCTTCGGCATCTGGCTCTCGCCGCAGACCTCCGAACCCGGGCTGCGCCAGGAGCTGCTGGCCGCCACCCGCACTGCAGGCCAACCATGA
- a CDS encoding VOC family protein produces the protein MSTPMMATREALGDMPNPLGLQGVEFIEYATSRPQVLGQALERMGFQPVARHRSREVLLYRQGDMNIIVNAHQDNERTSVQAPPALTEAPVLAAAAFRVNNAAAAYRRVLELGAWAVHTEVEVMELNIPAIHGVGASRIYFVDRYKEFSIYDVDFVPIPTVNPRPPALQGLHLFGVVQYIGLGRAQDWIHFYAELFGFAELSPELSFGVLTHGRILASPCGTLHWQLIEPLVDALDADPEELLQRVAFGTPDVLATVQALRARGVDFVESPTGVHTGTRGALTRADAGAPSFELVRSAR, from the coding sequence ATGAGCACCCCAATGATGGCCACCCGTGAAGCGCTGGGCGACATGCCCAACCCCCTGGGCCTGCAAGGGGTGGAGTTCATCGAATACGCCACCAGCCGCCCGCAGGTGCTGGGCCAGGCGCTGGAGCGCATGGGCTTTCAGCCCGTGGCGCGCCACCGCTCGCGCGAGGTGCTGCTGTACCGCCAGGGCGACATGAACATCATCGTCAACGCCCACCAGGACAATGAGCGCACCAGCGTACAGGCGCCGCCCGCGCTCACCGAAGCGCCGGTGCTCGCCGCTGCTGCGTTCCGCGTCAACAACGCAGCCGCCGCCTACCGCCGGGTGCTCGAACTGGGCGCCTGGGCCGTGCACACCGAGGTCGAGGTGATGGAGCTGAACATCCCCGCCATTCATGGCGTGGGGGCGAGCCGCATCTACTTTGTGGATCGGTACAAGGAGTTCTCGATCTACGACGTGGACTTTGTGCCCATCCCCACCGTCAACCCGCGCCCGCCCGCGCTGCAGGGCCTGCACCTGTTTGGCGTGGTGCAGTACATCGGCCTGGGCCGCGCGCAGGACTGGATCCATTTCTACGCAGAGCTGTTCGGTTTTGCCGAGCTGTCGCCCGAGCTGTCGTTTGGTGTGCTCACACACGGCCGCATCCTGGCCAGCCCTTGCGGCACGCTGCACTGGCAGCTCATCGAGCCGCTGGTCGATGCGCTCGATGCCGACCCGGAGGAACTGCTGCAGCGCGTGGCCTTTGGCACACCCGACGTGCTGGCCACGGTGCAAGCGCTGCGTGCGCGCGGTGTGGACTTTGTCGAGTCCCCCACGGGCGTACACACCGGCACGCGCGGCGCCCTCACCCGCGCAGATGCAGGCGCACCCAGCTTCGAGCTGGTGCGGAGCGCCCGCTGA
- a CDS encoding TRAP transporter substrate-binding protein: protein MTLLKTLLAAALVAAALIPAAQAQERTIKFAFQNQKEHPQAQGAQKFADLVAAKTHGRIAVKLFPGGTLGGDLQTVSALQGGTVEMTVLNAGILSAQAKEFGIYDFPFLFASPQEADAVTDGPFGKKLLDKLQSKNLVGLAYWELGFRNVTNSKQPITKAEDLAGLKIRVIQSPIYIDMFNALGANAVPMPFPELYTAMEQKAVDGQENPFATILASKFSEVQKYLTITRHMYNPQAVIASKKFWDSLSPADQKAITEAMAEATAFQRSVSRSQADVALEDLKKAGMQVSEFSPAEIDKLRAKVKPVVEKHSEKVGADTVKEVYATLAKLRGTK, encoded by the coding sequence ATGACATTGTTGAAAACCTTGCTCGCCGCCGCATTGGTTGCTGCCGCGCTGATCCCTGCCGCACAGGCACAGGAACGCACCATCAAGTTCGCCTTCCAGAACCAGAAGGAGCACCCGCAGGCCCAGGGCGCGCAAAAGTTCGCCGACCTCGTGGCGGCCAAAACCCATGGCCGCATCGCAGTCAAGCTCTTCCCAGGTGGCACGCTGGGCGGCGACTTGCAAACGGTGTCGGCCCTGCAGGGCGGCACCGTGGAGATGACCGTGCTCAATGCGGGCATCCTGTCCGCCCAGGCCAAGGAATTCGGCATCTACGACTTCCCTTTCCTGTTCGCGTCGCCGCAAGAGGCTGATGCCGTGACCGATGGCCCCTTTGGCAAGAAGCTGCTGGACAAGCTGCAGTCCAAAAATCTCGTGGGCCTGGCCTACTGGGAGCTCGGCTTTCGCAACGTGACCAATAGCAAGCAGCCCATCACCAAGGCCGAAGATCTCGCCGGTCTCAAGATCCGTGTGATCCAGTCGCCCATCTATATCGACATGTTCAACGCGCTGGGTGCCAACGCCGTCCCAATGCCTTTCCCCGAGCTCTACACCGCCATGGAACAAAAGGCCGTGGATGGGCAGGAGAACCCGTTCGCCACCATCCTGGCCTCCAAGTTTTCCGAAGTACAAAAGTACCTGACGATCACGCGCCACATGTACAACCCGCAGGCCGTCATCGCCAGCAAGAAGTTCTGGGACAGCCTCTCCCCCGCCGACCAGAAGGCCATCACCGAAGCGATGGCCGAAGCCACGGCGTTCCAGCGCAGCGTCTCGCGTTCGCAGGCCGATGTGGCGCTGGAAGACCTCAAGAAGGCGGGCATGCAGGTCAGCGAGTTCTCGCCTGCCGAAATCGACAAGCTGCGCGCCAAGGTCAAGCCCGTGGTGGAAAAACACAGCGAAAAGGTCGGAGCCGACACCGTCAAAGAGGTGTACGCCACGCTGGCCAAGCTGCGTGGCACCAAGTAA
- a CDS encoding TetR/AcrR family transcriptional regulator, whose product MNELVQDTLKTPESPPLKRATRGTAAKPAAERVRTNDPDRTMANILQVATAEFADKGLAGARIDEIAALTRTSKRMIYYYFGSKEGLYVAVLEEAYRRIRRIETELHLHDLAPEQALRTLVGFTVDYQLTNPDFIRLVMNENIHRGEFINRSTTIQELNIPVIDAVRDVYQRGLAAGVFRPGVDPVDLHRSISALCFFNVANEHTFGAIFKRPLNTPAATAQRRESIIEMIVRFLRP is encoded by the coding sequence ATGAACGAACTGGTTCAAGACACGTTGAAGACCCCTGAGTCACCGCCCCTCAAACGCGCGACTCGCGGCACGGCGGCCAAACCGGCGGCCGAGCGCGTGCGCACCAACGACCCTGACCGCACCATGGCCAACATCCTGCAGGTGGCCACGGCGGAGTTTGCCGACAAGGGGCTGGCAGGCGCGCGCATTGACGAGATCGCCGCGCTGACGCGCACCAGCAAACGCATGATCTACTACTACTTCGGTAGCAAGGAAGGTCTGTACGTGGCGGTGCTGGAGGAGGCGTACCGCCGCATCCGCCGCATTGAAACCGAACTGCACCTGCACGACCTGGCCCCTGAGCAAGCGTTGCGCACGCTGGTGGGCTTCACGGTGGACTACCAGCTGACCAACCCTGACTTCATTCGCCTGGTGATGAACGAAAACATCCACCGGGGTGAGTTCATCAACCGCTCCACCACCATCCAGGAGCTGAACATTCCCGTCATCGATGCGGTGCGTGACGTGTATCAGCGGGGTTTGGCCGCCGGGGTGTTCCGTCCCGGCGTGGACCCGGTCGACCTGCACCGATCGATTTCGGCGCTGTGTTTCTTCAATGTGGCCAATGAGCACACCTTTGGCGCCATCTTCAAGCGCCCACTCAACACCCCTGCCGCTACGGCGCAGCGGCGCGAGTCGATCATTGAAATGATTGTTCGCTTTCTACGCCCCTGA
- a CDS encoding nuclear transport factor 2 family protein, producing MQPLYTAPATEEAVTRVIAFFENLSPADVATIGQFYAPQARFKDPFNEVQGVPAIQGIFAHMFEALEQPRFVVTGRVVQGSQCFLTWDFLFAFKDFHKGVTQTVRGASHLVLDEQGLVTLHRDYWDAAEELYEKLPVVGALMRWLKKRANS from the coding sequence ATGCAGCCCCTTTACACAGCACCCGCCACGGAAGAAGCCGTCACGCGCGTCATTGCGTTCTTTGAAAACCTGTCGCCCGCCGATGTGGCGACCATCGGCCAGTTCTATGCGCCCCAGGCGCGCTTCAAGGACCCGTTCAACGAGGTGCAGGGCGTGCCTGCCATCCAGGGCATCTTTGCCCACATGTTCGAGGCACTGGAGCAACCGCGTTTTGTGGTCACGGGCCGCGTGGTGCAGGGCTCACAGTGCTTTTTGACCTGGGACTTCCTGTTCGCGTTCAAGGACTTTCACAAGGGTGTGACGCAGACGGTGCGTGGTGCCTCGCACCTGGTGCTGGACGAACAAGGCCTGGTGACGCTGCACCGCGACTACTGGGATGCGGCCGAAGAGCTGTACGAAAAGCTGCCCGTGGTGGGCGCACTGATGCGCTGGCTCAAGAAGCGCGCCAACAGCTAG